Proteins encoded by one window of Paroedura picta isolate Pp20150507F chromosome 9, Ppicta_v3.0, whole genome shotgun sequence:
- the AARD gene encoding alanine- and arginine-rich domain-containing protein translates to MEVENPCEEALSSLLLEDVKQRLRKAFRGQGAASPPPAPRLAASQERGKRNPAVQEELRRAHVEGAIAWLRVELLEMKSQNRQLAKTLLDLSTDIQRLRNETEMTAALESKTPSIAESPE, encoded by the exons ATGGAGGTGGAGAATCCCTGCGAGGAGGCTCTCTCCAGCCTGCTCCTGGAGGACGTCAAGCAGAGGCTGCGGAAAGCGTTCCGGGGACAGGGGGCAGCTTCACCCCCTCCGGCACCAAGGCTGGCAGCAAGTCaggagagagggaagaggaaCCCTGCTGTCCAGGAGGAGCTTCGCAGGGCACACGTAGAGGGGGCCATTGCCTGGCTGCGGGTGGAACTG CTGGAAATGAAGTCTCAGAACCGCCAGCTTGCCAAAACTCTGCTGGATTTAAGCACAGACATACAGAGACTGAGAAATGAAACCGAGATGACAGCAGCTCTAGAATCAAAGACCCCGAGCATTGCTGAAAGcccagaataa